One segment of Urocitellus parryii isolate mUroPar1 chromosome 5, mUroPar1.hap1, whole genome shotgun sequence DNA contains the following:
- the LOC144254997 gene encoding olfactory receptor 6C2-like — protein MRNYTAITTFILLGLTDDPKLQVLLFIFLLLTYMLSVTGNLTIITLTLVDPHLKTPMYFFLRNFSFLEVSFTTVCIPRFLYSLSTGDNTVTYNACASQVFFVFLFGATEFFLLAAMSYDRYVAICKPLHYMTIMNNRVCTLLVLSCWVAGLMIIVPPLSLGLQLEFCDSNAIDHFICDASPLLKIACSDTWILEQMVIIVAVFGLIITLVCVVLSYMYIIRTILRFPSVQQRKKAFSTCSSHMIVVSITYGSCIFIYIKPSAKEEVAINKGVLVLTTSVAPLLNPFIYTLRNKQVKLAFNDSIKKTVFLSKKQKF, from the coding sequence ATGAGGAACTACACAGCAATAACCACTTTCATCCTGCTGGGACTAACGGATGACCCAAAACTGCAAGTTCtactttttatctttctgttgcTCACCTACATGTTGAGTGTAACAGGGAACCTGACTATTATCACCCTCACACTGGTGGATCCCCATCTGAAGACAcctatgtacttcttcctcagaaACTTTTCCTTCCTAGAAGTTTCATTTACTACTGTCTGTATCCCTCGATTCCTGTACAGTTTATCAACTGGAGACAATACTGTTACCTACAATGCTTGTGCAAgtcaagtattttttgtttttctctttggagCAACAGAATTTTTTCTCCTGGCAGCCATGTCCTATGATCGCTACGTGGCCATCTGTAAACCCCTTCATTATATGACAATCATGAACAACAGAGTGTGCACCTTATTAGTCCTCTCCTGCTGGGTAGCTGGCTTGATGATTATTGTCCCACCCCTTAGCTTAGGCCTCCAGCTTGAATTCTGTGATTCTAATGCCATTGATCATTTCATCTGTGATGCAAGTCCCCTCCTAAAGATCGCATGCTCAGACACATGGATATTAGAACAGATGGTTATAATTGTGGCTGTATTTGGGCTCATTATTACCCTAGTCTGTGTGGTTCTGTCCTACATGTACATCATCAGGACCATTCTGAGATTCCCCTCTGTTCAGCAAAGGAAAAAGGCCTTTTCCACCTGCTCATCCCACATGATTGTGGTTTCCATCACCTATGGCAGCTGCATCTTCATCTACATCAAGCCTTCAGCAAAGGAAGAGGTGGCCATAAATAAAGGCGTTTTAGTTCTCACCACTTCTGTAGCGCCCTTGCTGAACCCTTTCATTTACACCTTGAGAAACAAGCAAGTGAAACTCGCTTTCAATGACTCCATAAAGAAGACTGTGTTTCTCTCAAAGAAGCAGAAGTTTTGA